Within Streptomyces sp. SS1-1, the genomic segment GTCGATCTCGACGCTCCGTTCGAGGTCGGCGTCGAAGTCCCGGTCGAGCTTCGCGGTGAAGTCCTCGTCCAGCACGGCGAGCATGACCTCCTCGTCGTGGTCCATGGACCGCCGGTTGAAGTTGGTGGAGCCGATGAGGGCGGCCACCGAGTCCACGGTGATGATCTTGGCGTGCATCATCGTCGGCTGGTACTGCCGGATGTGCACACCGGCCTCGAGCAGCCGCGTGTAGTGGTGCTGGCCCGCCAGCTGGCAGGCCCGCTGGTCGGTGTGCGGCCCGGGCAGCAGGATCTCGACCCGCACCCCGCGCCGGGCCGTCCGGCACAGCAGGTCGATGAAGTAGTCGTCCGGCGCGAAGTAGGCGGTCGCCAGCCGGAACCGCTCCTCCGCCGAGGTGAGCATGACCCGGATGAGGGTCTGCATGTCCTGCCACCCGATGCTGGCCGACCCGCGGACGACCTGTACCACCGACGACCCCTCCTGCGGGTGCGGGGTGAAGCGGTCGCGCTCGTCGAACAGCTCCTCGTGGCACTCCGCCCAGTTCTGCGCGAACGCGGCGGCGATCCCGTCCACGGCCGGGCCGCGGACCTGTACATGGGTGTCCCGCCACTCGGACGGGTCGCGCGCGTCTCCGCACCACTCCTCGGCGATCCCCACACCGCCGGTGAACGCGGTGTGCTCGTCGACGATGAGGGCCTTGCGGTGACAGCGGTGGTTCTGCTTGAACGGGGACAGCCACACGGGCTTGCGGAACCAGGCGATCTCGACGCCGGCCGAACTCATCAGCTCCAGCAGCCGGCCCTCGATCTCCTTCGCGCCGAACCCGTCCAGCAGCAGCCGCACCCGTACGCCCGCGTGGGCGCGCCCGGCGAGGGCGACGGCGAAGTCACGGGCGATCTGACCCTTCCAGTAGACGAAGGTCATCATGTCGATGGTGTGCTCGGCCCTGCGGATCGCGCCGAGCATCGCCGGGAAGATCTCGTCGCCGTTGCGCAGCGGGACGAGCGCGTTGCCCTCCGTCGCCGCCACCCCGATGAGCCGCTCCAGCCGGCGGCGCAACCGCTGCTTGCGGTCCTCCGCCGCCGCCGACTGTCTGTCCTGGTCGGGACCGGGTGCCGGTATGCCGTCGAGTATCACGTCGGGTCTCCACAGGGCGAGAAGTACGTCAGGGGGCCGCGGAAGCGGCCCCCTGAGCGGATGCCCCGTCGGCGCGTGCTCACGCCCCGCGGCCGTACGGGTGTCCCCGCGGCGGTCAGCCGCCGACGTACCAGCTGAAGCCGCCGTTGCTCGCGGCGAGCGTGACGAACAGGATCCACAGGACCACGTCGACCACGCCGAGGATGATGCCGGCCTTCGCCATGCCCGCGCCGTTCCCGCCTCCGGCCTGACGCCGGGCGAGGGCACCGAAGACGATGGCCAGGGGGCCGAGGATGATGTTCAGGATGAACAGGCCGACGATGCCGCAGACCAGGCTCGCGATCGCCATGCCGTTGGTACGCGACCCCGACGTGGCCGAGGAACCACCGTAACTCGCCATTGCACACTCCCTGTTGCCTTCGCGCGACGCCGAACGTGCCGCGCTCTCCTCACTGTTGGCTGCCTTGCCCGAATGCCCCCATCCGGGCGACTCATGTCTGGGGGAGGGCAACGGTCGGGCCCCTTCGGCAGTCGTACGCAGTGCCGGACGCGGCAGTGGGAGCGCCCCTGGGAGGAACGATGAGTCGTCGCGGTGTCGTCGTGGGAACCGCCGTGCTGCTGCTGGTGGGAGCCGGTGTTCCGGCCGGAGCCGCCCCCGCCGGCCGGGCGGGCGAGCCGGTGGTCGCGGGGGCCGTCGTCAACCAGGGACGTGACGTCGTCGTGGGCACCACGCACGACGTGACCTTCCCGGTCACGGTCACCGGCTCGGGGAACCCGGCCCTGACGTTCGTGGACGTCGATCTGAAGGGGCCGCACGGTGGCTTCTTCACGACAGACGCCTACTGCGAGACCGCCACGGCCTGCACGACGAGGTTCACCGTCAACGCCCACCTCGCGCCGGGCGCCGACGACCCGGTGGACCTCACCGACGCGCAGGCGGGCACCTGGACCGTCGACGCGCTCGCCGAGACCGGGGACGGCCGGTCCGTCCTCGCCCGGGACGCGGGATCGTTCTCCCTCAAGCGGGCCGCACGGCTCACGGCGAACGCCTCACCGGAACCGGTGGCCAAGGGCGCCTGGCTCGCCGTCGGCGGCCGGCTCGTCCGGGCCGACTGGGACACGTACCGGTACACCGGATACGCGGGCCGGACGGTGCAACTGCAGTTCCGGCCGAAGAACTCCAGCACCTACACCACCGTGGCGACCGCCAGGACCAACCGCGCCGGCGACCTGCACTTCAGGGTGAAGGCCCTCAGGGACGGCTACTGGCGCTGGAACTTCGCCGGCACCGCCACCACGGGCGCGGCGAAGGCCGCCGGCGACTACGTGGACGTACGCCCCTGACGCGCAGGCGGTCAGGCGGTCAGTCCCTGCCCCGGACCACGGTCACCGGGCAGTGCGCGTGGTGCAGGACGGCCTGGCTGACCGAACCGAGCAGCAGTCCGGCGAAACCGCCGCGTCCCCGTGCGCCCACCACGACGAGCTGGGCGTTCCTGCTGGCCTCGATCAGCATCTCGCGGGGCTCACCGCTCAGCACCTGCTGCCGGACCACCACGTCCGGGTACCGCTCCGCGAACCCGGCGACCGCGAGCGCCAGCAGCCGCTCGGCTGCGTCCACTCCCGTACCGGCGGGCGCGTAGTCCGGCTGCCACACGTGGACGGCGAGCAGTTCGGCCCCGCGCAGATCCGCCTCGGCGACGGCGAACTCCAGCGCCCGCTCGCCCTGCGGGGACCCGTCGACGGCGACGACGACCGGCCCGCTCTCGTGCGGTTCGCCGCGGATCACCAGCACCGGGCACTGGGCGTGCGCGGCGAGGGAGACGGCCGTCGACCCCAGCAGCATCCCGACGAAGCCGCCGACGCCGCGGGCGCCCACGACCAGCAGGTCCGCGGTCCGTGACTCGGCGGTCAGCACCTCCACCGCGCCGCCGTGCACCACCTCATGGGTGACCTCCACCTCGGGGGCCACCGCGTGGGCGTGATCCGCCGCCTCCCGCATCAGCTCCTCCACCGGCGCCGGGTCCGGCGGCGAGTACATCGGCCGGGTCAGCGGGCCGAAGGCATGCACCACCCGCAGCCCGGCCCCGCGCCGCGCGGCCTCGTGCGCGGCCGTCTCCACCGCCGCCCGGCACGACGACGACCCGTCCACACCGGCGACCACGAGCTTTCCCACCGGACCTCCTGCACCACCGGACCCCCGAACGACACGCCTTCGCCAGGATCACTCCGGCCGGGCGGCGCTGCCACCCATGCGCGCCCGGACGGCTCACCCGCCGTCCGGTCCGCCGGGCGCCGGGCAGGTCCTCCCGGGCGGGCAGAACCAGGCGGCCGCCGTGTCGATCAGCTCGCGTTCGGCGGAGTCGTCGTTGCCGGGGCCGTAGGCGACCAGCGCGTAGCGGTTGTCGTCGGACGCCCGGAACCGGTGGTCGATGACATGCCGTAGCGACCCGGAGTCCGACTCGCCGGCGATCTCCCTGGCCCGGTACTCGTGTTCGGCCGCGTCGTCCGGAGCCGACGGGATCCGGCCCATCGTGATCCGCTCGTACCCGTCCAGCCGGGCGGCGGCCTCCTGGGCGATGACGAGCGAGTCGTACGGCGCGAACTCCTCCAGCTGGAAGATCTGCAGGCGGCGCAGACCGTCCGGGCTGCGGTAGTCGACGATCCTGATGCCGTACTTCGAATCACCGTACTTGGGCGTCCAGCCGGTGGGCACCGCGATACGGAACCCCTCCTCGTCCTGCACCTCCGCGTACCCGTCGGGCAGGACACCGGACGCCGTGGCCGTGCCGTCCGTCGCCTCGGCCGTCTCCGTCTCCGTCGCCGGGTCGGTGGGCTCGGTGCCCTCCTGTTCCTGCGCGGTGGGGGACGGGGGCGGCGGAGGTGGTTCCGGCTCGTCCTTCCAGCCGAAGGCCCAGACACCGAAGCACATCCCCACCGCGGCCAGCACCATGCCGCCGCGCCGCACCACGAGCTGCTGGCGCGGCAGATCCAGGTCCCGGTCCGGCCGGCGGAGACGTTCGCGGTGCTCGTCCGCCCAGTCCTGCCGTTCCCTGTCGTACACCTTCATCGCCGTCGTCCCTCCACGCTGGCGGCCGTCTGCGTCGTCCGGTCGGCCGTCAGCCGAGCAACTGGGCGATGCCCTGCACCACGGCGGTCGCCGACGCCACCGCGCCCGCCGCTGCCGCCTGCGAGCCGAGCCACCGCCGGACACTGCCCAGCACCCGGGTGAGCCGCGCCTGCTCGGCCGTGCCCGAGCCGGTGATCTCGTCCCGCAGGCCCACGAGTTCGTCGCGCAGGGCCGCCTCGTCCGCTCCGCGCCCGGCCCCCTCGGGCAGCTCCGCCAGCAACTCCCGTACGGCGGTGAGCAGTTCCTGATGGGTGGTGTCGAGCGCGGCACCGCCCGTGGTGTTGTACGAGACGGCCCGGCCCTCCCGGCCGGTGGCGATGGAGCCGCCGGACATCGACCCGATGGTGACGCCACCGCCGGCCGTGTTCGGGCCCTCGCCCCCGGAGGGCTGCGGGGAGGTCGTGTTCTCGCTCATGCGGGGTTCCCTTCCTGACGCGCACGGCCGTTGCCGGGCGGGGGAGCGGTGTGCGAGGTCGCCTGTCCGTGGCTGCCGGTGGCGATGGAGCCGCCCGACATGTCCTGGATGAAGACGCCTCCACCGCTGACCTGGTAGATGTGCTGCTCGAACTCCTCGGTCCGGTAGCCGTGTTCGCGCAGCGCCGTTCGGACGCCGCCCACGATCCGCTCCTCGACCGTCTTGATGTACCGCTCGGCGTCCATGTCCTGGAAGCGCGAGAGCTTCTGCTGCGCGGCGAGCGCCCGCAGCGAGACACGGGGCACGTCCGGCGGTCCAGCCCCCTCGGACCGGCCGGAGGCGCGCTCCCGGCGCAGCCCGCCGAGCGCGCCGATCGCGCAGTCCAGGCCGATCGCGGGAGCGTGCCGCAGGGCGCGCAGCGCCCCGCGGTACCACTTCTCCGGCAGCCGCTCCACCAGCGCGTCCACGCCGCGGAACTCCTTGCGGATCGGGCCCAGCACATAGGACTCGACCTCCAGGACGAGCATCCCGCCCTGGGTGTGCACCCGCACCAGCACGGTCACGACGAGCTGTTCGTGCCAGCCGCCGACACGGACGCGCAGGAAGACCCGCCGGGCCTCGCCGCCCTCGTCGATCGCCTCGTCCAGATGCGCGGCGATCTGCTCCGGGTCGTAGACCGCGTACGCGCCCGTGCCGCGGCCCCCGTCCGGACCGGCGTGGGCGCTCGCGTCGTCCACACCCCCGAGCTCCACCCGCTCGGCACGGCCGACGCCTCCCGGCAGGAACAGGAACCGCTCGATCTCCAGCTCCCGCAGCCGGTCGCGCCCGGTGCGCGCCGCGGACGCCCGCAGCTCCCTCAGCTGCGGCTCGATCAGGTCCAGCGCCGCACGGGCCGTCAGCCGCTCCCTGGCACGCGGCGGAACACCGGTCGCGTGCCCGTCGGCGCCGCCGCGGTCCCCGCCGTCGACCTGCGCGGGGATACGGTCCCGGCGGCCGTCGGGCAGCTTGCGCAGCTCCATGGCGAACGACCAGCTCCGTTTGCGCCCGCCCAGCCCGACGAACGGCCGCTCCACGTCGTACAGCGTGACCGGGGCGTGCTGCTCCCGGCGGATGTCACGGACCAGGTCGTCGTACGGCGGGCCCGCGGGCAGGCCGGGCTGGGCGGCGGTGCGGAACGTCCACTTCGACAGCCACTGGCACAGCGCCTTGCGGTGCTGGGCCTGGTGGTGCCAGCCGACGAGCGCGATCGCGAGGGGGAAGAGCGCCGGGTACGGCGTCTGCGCGGTGCCGTCCACGAGTCCGGCCAGGTACCAGTACCAGTACAGGGCGACCAGCAGCAGACTGCCCGCGGTGGCGAGGCCGCTCACACCGTTGGCGGCGCGGGCCACCGGGGCGGGCAGCCCCAGCTCCTTCACGGAGGGACCCCGTTCGCTGAGGACGCCCGCGAACCACAGGGCCAGCGTGACGAGGGCGTACAGCTGGGACCACGGCAGCCACAGCTCGCCGGAGACGTTCAGCGTGCCGTCGTACAGCGCGGCGAACACCTGCGCGAAGCCGAAGTCGGCGTCGGGGCCCCAGCGGTCGGACAGGCCGTCCCACGCCATCAGGACGTCGGAGGCGATGAACCCGGCCCACACCGCCAGCATCAGCAGCGCCGTCCGGGCCTCCTGGCGGCCGATGCGGACGGCGTGGGCCAGCACCGGCAGGACGTCCACGCCGAGGGACGGGGCGACGGGGCGCTCCCGGTGGCCCACGAGCTCGTCGACGACCTGGCGTCGGAAGGAGGCGTCCTGATAGACGCCGGCGCACAGCAGCCGGGTGGCCTCCGTGCGGCTGTAGCGGTCTTCGGGAAGGCTGGTGCCCGGCACTGTGCTCCCATGGTCGTGAAGGGTGGTGCTGTCCCCGGTACGACCCGACGGCCCCGGCGCTGCACGAGCGCCGCCTCACGGCGGCGGTGCGCCACCGGACGAGGGCTCCGGGAACAGAAGCGCGAGGCTAGAGGAGCGCGGCCCGCGACACGCGCGGCACAAACGCTTACTCGCCCGATCCGGTGAATATGCCAGGGGCCCCTGGACAGCCGTCGGCTGCCCACGTCCGGGCGGACCCTACCGGTGCCGGAGACCGGTCAGGAATCGAGAAGCGTGGCGCCCGGGACCCTTCTAGCGTCGTCCCCATGACTTCCAGCGACATGACGTCCATCGACTTCCTCACCCTCGAAGTGGCCGACCCGGCCGCCGCCGAACGCTTCTACACGACCGCCTTCGGGCTGCAGGGCCAGATCCGCTTCCGGGCCTCCGACGCGCCCAGCACCGGGTTCCGCGGCTTCACCCTGTCCCTGGTGGTGGCCCAGCCCGCCGACGTCGACGCCCTGGTCGGCGGGGCGCTGGACGCGGGCGCCACCACGCTGAAGCCCGCCGCCAAGTCGCTGTGGGGCTACGGCGGTGTCGTCCAGGCACCCGACGGGACGATCTGGCAGGTGGCCTCCTCGTCCAAGAAGAACACCGGCCCGGCCACCCGCGACATCCAGGACGGCGACGACGTCACCGTCCTGGATGTCGCACATGTCGGCGCCCATGTAACCGGTCGGCAGGATGTCGGACAGGAAGAGCACCTGTTCGTCGGTCAGATCCGACTCGATCTTGAGGGCGTTGGCGTCGGCGAGCACCACCCGCGCGTACTCGGCCTGACCGCCGGCGAACCCGCCGGTGAGATGGGAGTACCCGTAGATGCCGCAGGTCGGATGGCCGAACATCTTCTCCGAGACACCGGCGTTCGGGTTGCTGTTCTCGCAGCACGAGTACAGTTCCGCGCGGCAGGACGCGCACGCGCCGCAGGCGATGGGGAAGGGCACCACGACCCGGTCGCCGACGCGGAGTGTGCCGTCGCCGATGCCCGGCCCCACCTCGACGACCTCACCCATGAACTCGTGGCCCAGGATGTCGCCCTTCTGCATGGTGGGCACATAGCCGTCGACCAGATGGAGGTCGGAGCCGCAGATCGCCGTCTTGGTGACCTTCACGATGACGTCACGGTCGTTCAGGATCGAGGGGTCCGGAACGTCCTGCACCTGGACCGAGTTGCGGCCCGTCCAGCAGTTGGCCTTCATGCCAGGGCCTCCTTCAGTTCGTCCTCGGTCAGCGGCCGGGCGGGGTGCTGCGGGAACTCGCCCCGGGCGCGCTTGCCACCGGGCGCGCCCTCGGAGCGGACGACCTCACCGACCTCCGCGATCTGCTTGAAGCGGCGGAGGTCGTCGTCCAGTTGCTGGTGCGGCTCCTCGCCGAAGTAGCGGGCCGCCGCCTTGCCCAGAGGGCCCCCGGGCAGTTCGTAGCGCAGGGACACCCGTATCTCCGTGCCCTGGCCGCCCGGCGCCGGCACGAAGCGGACCTCGCCCGCGTTGCCGATGTCGGCACCGTCCGCCGAGCGCCAGGCGATCAGTTGGCCCGGGACGTCCTGGGTGGTCTCGGCGTCCCATTCGACGGTCCTGCCGAACGGTGCGCGGGCCTTCCAGTGACTGGTGCGCGGACCGGTCACCCGCACCTCGTCCAGGTGCGCCATGAAGTCCGGCAGGCGCTCCAGGTCCTTCCAGAGGGCGTAGGCCTCGTCCGGGGACCGGGTGACGGTGGTCGTCGCGGTCAGTTCCATCGGTTTGCTCCCACGCGTACGGGTCACGGCGGCGTAGACGTCCGTGGCGGTGATGGCGGTGACCGCCGCGGTCGCGGCGACGGTGCGTCCGAGGCCGCGCCCGTCGTGGTTCCTCAGGGCCCGGGCGAGCATCGTCAGATCCATGAGGTCGCCGCCGACGCGCCCCCAGAGCCAGACGGGATGCGGACGTCCCACCAGACCGGCGGCCGCGACCAGTTCACGTACGCCGACGGCGGTCGCGGCCGATCGGTGCCGGGGGGCGTCGCCCACGCCCAGGGCCCGCGTGAAGTCCGCCGGGGCGACGACCTGGGGTATGCCCAGGAACGCGCTGGCCCAGCCGAGGCCGCGTACGAGCGGATCGTGTCGCAGACGGGAGGTGGGGCGGGTGCCTGTGGTCATCGGTGCTCCTCGCGTGCGGAGAGGCGGACGGAAGGGAATCGGACGGAACGGAGGCGGAGGGAACGGAGGCGGCGGAACGGAAGGTGAGCCGCGTCAAGGGGAGGCCCGCACGGGCGGGGCACCCCGGAACCCGCACTACCGCTTGCGGCCGTTGCCGTTGCCGTTGCCGTGGCCGTCGGGGTGCAGGACGACCTTCGTCCAGCCCTCGTCACGGGCGTCGAAGTGCTCGTAGGCGGTGGGAGCCTCGTCCAGGCCGAGCTCATGGGAGACGATGAAGCCCGGCGTCGCCTTCCCGCCGGCGATCAGATCGCGCAGCGCCCGGTTGTACTTCTTCACCGGCGCCTGCCCCGTGCCCATGCGCTGGCCCTTGAACCACATCGTCCCGAAGTCGATCGGCACCTTGCCCTGTGCCTCCCACTCGCCCTGCGCCTCCTGGCCGCCGGGGTCCTCGGGCAGGAACACGCCCACC encodes:
- a CDS encoding phospholipase D-like domain-containing protein, whose product is MILDGIPAPGPDQDRQSAAAEDRKQRLRRRLERLIGVAATEGNALVPLRNGDEIFPAMLGAIRRAEHTIDMMTFVYWKGQIARDFAVALAGRAHAGVRVRLLLDGFGAKEIEGRLLELMSSAGVEIAWFRKPVWLSPFKQNHRCHRKALIVDEHTAFTGGVGIAEEWCGDARDPSEWRDTHVQVRGPAVDGIAAAFAQNWAECHEELFDERDRFTPHPQEGSSVVQVVRGSASIGWQDMQTLIRVMLTSAEERFRLATAYFAPDDYFIDLLCRTARRGVRVEILLPGPHTDQRACQLAGQHHYTRLLEAGVHIRQYQPTMMHAKIITVDSVAALIGSTNFNRRSMDHDEEVMLAVLDEDFTAKLDRDFDADLERSVEIDLRRWRRRAAAQRVKETAVRPIRRFL
- a CDS encoding DUF4190 domain-containing protein codes for the protein MASYGGSSATSGSRTNGMAIASLVCGIVGLFILNIILGPLAIVFGALARRQAGGGNGAGMAKAGIILGVVDVVLWILFVTLAASNGGFSWYVGG
- a CDS encoding calcium-binding protein → MSRRGVVVGTAVLLLVGAGVPAGAAPAGRAGEPVVAGAVVNQGRDVVVGTTHDVTFPVTVTGSGNPALTFVDVDLKGPHGGFFTTDAYCETATACTTRFTVNAHLAPGADDPVDLTDAQAGTWTVDALAETGDGRSVLARDAGSFSLKRAARLTANASPEPVAKGAWLAVGGRLVRADWDTYRYTGYAGRTVQLQFRPKNSSTYTTVATARTNRAGDLHFRVKALRDGYWRWNFAGTATTGAAKAAGDYVDVRP
- a CDS encoding universal stress protein; translation: MGKLVVAGVDGSSSCRAAVETAAHEAARRGAGLRVVHAFGPLTRPMYSPPDPAPVEELMREAADHAHAVAPEVEVTHEVVHGGAVEVLTAESRTADLLVVGARGVGGFVGMLLGSTAVSLAAHAQCPVLVIRGEPHESGPVVVAVDGSPQGERALEFAVAEADLRGAELLAVHVWQPDYAPAGTGVDAAERLLALAVAGFAERYPDVVVRQQVLSGEPREMLIEASRNAQLVVVGARGRGGFAGLLLGSVSQAVLHHAHCPVTVVRGRD
- a CDS encoding SRPBCC family protein; translated protein: MTTGTRPTSRLRHDPLVRGLGWASAFLGIPQVVAPADFTRALGVGDAPRHRSAATAVGVRELVAAAGLVGRPHPVWLWGRVGGDLMDLTMLARALRNHDGRGLGRTVAATAAVTAITATDVYAAVTRTRGSKPMELTATTTVTRSPDEAYALWKDLERLPDFMAHLDEVRVTGPRTSHWKARAPFGRTVEWDAETTQDVPGQLIAWRSADGADIGNAGEVRFVPAPGGQGTEIRVSLRYELPGGPLGKAAARYFGEEPHQQLDDDLRRFKQIAEVGEVVRSEGAPGGKRARGEFPQHPARPLTEDELKEALA